From a single Cryptococcus neoformans var. neoformans B-3501A chromosome 3, whole genome shotgun sequence genomic region:
- a CDS encoding hypothetical protein (HMMPfam hit to Not1, CCR4-Not complex component, Not1, score: 286.4, E(): 4.6e-83): protein MSIPPPGLGGGVSRTGPPPGFGGGAAHSPVSDASAATMASNAGVAGSVGGGAGRRDGQGGTAVIVRAQIVFLLTTFTEDSFEKASAEIRTLASTNGPEMYHHFLRRAVVVANPIIQTLIQHSNQYKDDPAAPPPQIPTTGQAALVWRLLVTEAARAARDVQLAPHFSFIMLSSSPSTPLPLPSLRLFNLPPALLFSLSAYTLASPHVFPQNHASYPVFHAILAQTFQPTMELLRSPGVPFWMMNIPGREPFTDDLTLQEARTLILALFPRAQSPTSGTASRPATPTNPTSPHSSPLNSLQRATLLTSLTVKFSSPAIILQTLSALSPGGPPRSPGSIPLEDILFELGESLTQDEGTVEAVVQRWWVSWLFEGSPEDVRRRVTEEACHVVHGLCEGLPLGRVVDLHGVIKGMSAIDAISWPDVVKSFDTPMTIAAYPSSIPLLVSLICLPSQAPVPPMAGLLPAHLEAPMWENISSLLSVLTHLTSLAPDAMPIFTMPSAPPPSVYSRIVDPPPSEQVWSKAARQQARDLQGAGLWNTLGLIQVLVHACALAEMDHNSDREREERADIGRRATEILEKAAKLAPELVLIALEKLPKPLPSPVVVQQTRLLAMYLSTKPSDITSSALVFHQMWEINPENLLSVLLEFYGEDENNLGRIVEIGSELKDNLHFVLDVAALASNRELLNLERWLADGIEVKGEEFLEAIFDFVEHKIRLEFEHQHQPENAPPLLFTLGPTVYSIFIRVVRNAPNLAREDIARFKNLRTDILILHPRLLNLRPHSKQEQGFSEAKFAKDVVDKVDKIYQRMYGGQLKLDDVVEELKAFQKSDDSKEQDIFAHALHSLFDEYKFVKSYPPKELTMTGLLFGAIIDYRLVKDTPAFVATRYVLDACKTSPHEPLYQFGITALSVLRNSLVDFPGLCRSLLEIPALHESHPVLINDIQQALIEREELDLQGGVKLAFPALKLPVLIEEGDDEFKEPETGKKDAIMFHVNQIAPTNYEDKAKALLELFEDQYSRWFAHYFIDVRVSLEQNRHEIYLQLLQKLGSPLLDRHILWETYRKARELLNSEATINSASERAVLKTVAMWLGRITLAQNKPIRMKELSVKDLLIQGYDTKRLIVAIPFVCNLLASCRDSAVFHPPNPWLVAILRLLSEFYHFGELRLNMKFEIEVLFSKLGIELDSFEPSNLLRMHVPPPPAQPEIPNRLDLELQRATSELMNGSQRLGDLPGNEAYARIQQLQTEQAVQAAQDALARRVDELIAQLPEYLVFNQDYPIFTAPTLKRIVHHSIDRAIREIITPVIERSVTIAGISSRDLIQKDFGTEPDAIKMRQAAHMMVQNLAGSLALVTCKEPLRSSMIANVKSMLEQNGYTDETMPDAMIAGVVNQNLDVACAVLKKAAMEKAAKDIDVNLAPQYAARKAHQNSRSTAPFWDSASFGVAISHTALPDPLKLRPGGLTPQQFRVYEDFGEPTRMLSSHPAANGDYLSASYQNLTLNDGLVPAEIKTGPSPRHGFVQDVVEAPEIVASPRAIPPQTSIDKFHEVAAEIQKIVSQTHVPSISALPADHELRDLIRGIVIIANQSVHRENTTLAIAQKVVQLLYRSTVQLGREVYVYLLQQLCDLSAKVDKEVKQWLIYAEDVRKLNVPVTVTLLRAQSIGVQELDVALSHIIIRSYPSEILDFVTQLIRECSVSDIAFLPRQAFSHSLASLLKAQEDGHATAQVDSLLEELRGPREPQSSIEGDHSKTVIDSKLQERLAHYFLEWVRVCSSSKDPEVPFVPYITFLQKEGILSGEDVSSAFYRTAINTAVDLDTAKLTPDGSSRFYGVDALAKLILFIVKNYGDKSGASSVGRAVYYYNKIITIMSYSLVQRQLAMGDAFNQRPWARFFTSMLSELSTIEYDLPETYIGCLKHLANNLGITQPTYAPRFAFGWVSVISHRLFMPKLLSTQRDEGWPEFHRCVMWLLRFLAPFLQSDDMTPSSRSIFKATIRLLMLLLHDFPEFLVEFYHTLSTVIPPHCTQMRNIVLSAFPHSEAPLPDYYKRLDQLVAEMQRFPTVRSDYIGALADGNVKAAVDQYVRTGVPTLPSIVAELKNRIAVKSLGPQGSTAVTWNHTLMHASVFYLGTTAVARTFQQTGVASFDPKTPEVAVLAGLAHAFDGEGQYYMLNVVADQLRYPSAHTLFFIHFMLFLFGTSVQPELSSTIPERIARILLERTIVKRPHPWGLLVTFIELLDNEAYGFWKQPFVRAQDEVFRLFGQVRQSVAARRELQ from the exons ATGTCAATCCCTCCTCCCGGCCTGGGAGGCGGGGTCAGCAGAACAGGACCGCCTCCGGGATTTGGCGGCGGTGCGGCCCATTCTCCAGTTAGCGATGCGAGTGCGGCCACCATGGCGAGCAATGCCGGCGTTGCGGGAAGTGTTGGCGGGGGTGCCGGTCGAAGAGACGGTCAGGGCGGAACAGCAGTGATCGTTAGAGCACAGATTGTATTCTTGTTAACGACTTTTACGGAAGATAGCTTTGAAAAGGCCTCAGCTGAGATCAGGACG CTTGCGTCTACCAATGGGCCGGAAATGTACCACCACTTTTTAAGGCGAGCGGTCGTGGTCGCCAACCCAATTATCCAAACTCTAATCCAGCATTCGAATCAATACAAGGATGACCCTGCcgcgcctcctcctcagaTCCCTACTACGGGTCAAGCTGCGCTTGTATGGAGATTGCTCGTTACTGAAGCAGCTAGGGCAGCTAGGGATGTGCAGCTCGCGCCCcatttctccttcatcatgctttcctcctccccatcaactcctcttcctttgcccTCTCTTCGATTGTTCAACCTCCCTCCTGCgctgctcttctctctctcagCATACACACTTGCATCACCTCACGTTTTCCCGCAAAACCACGCGTCTTATCCTGTTTTCCATGCCATCCTCGCCCAGACCTTCCAGCCTACTATGGAGCTTCTACGATCGCCAGGTGTTCCATTCTGGATGATGAACATCCCTGGAAGAGAGCCCTTTACCGACGATTTGACTTTGCAGGAAGCCAGAACTTTGATCCTCGCGCTCTTCCCGAGGGCCCAGAGCCCTACCAGCGGCACCGCTTCTCGACCTGCTACACCTACCAACCCGACTTCGCcacattcttctcctctcaacTCTCTTCAACGTGCGACCCTCCTCACTTCTCTCACCGTCAAGTTTTCGTCTCccgccatcatccttcaaaCTTTATCAGCGTTATCCCCAGGTGGACCGCCTCGGTCGCCTGGCAGCATTCCCCTTGAAGACATCTTATTCGAGCTGGGTGAGAGTCTTACCCAAGATGAGGGCACTGTTGAGGCTGTTGTGCAGAGATGGTGGGTCTCTTGGTTGTTTGAGGGCTCCCCAGAAGATGTCAGGCGAAGAGTCACTGAAGAAGCGTGTCACGTTGTTCATGGTCTGTGTGAGGGATTGCCACTGGGGCGTGTCGTAGATCTGCACGGCGTGATCAAAGGAATGTCGGCGATC GATGCTATCTCCTGGCCTGATGTGGTTAAGTCATTTGACACTCCGATGACCATTGCGGCATATCCTTCCTCTATTCCCCTCCTTGTTTCCCTCATATGTCTTCCATCACAGGCGCCCGTTCCACCCATGGCTGGTCTTTTGCCAGCTCACCTAGAAGCACCCATGTGGGAAAACATTTCTTCACTTCTCTCTGTGTTGACGCACCTTACGAGCCTTGCGCCCGACGCGATGCCCATCTTCACTATGCCATCcgctcctccaccttcagTCTACTCTCGTATTGTCGATCCTCCGCCTTCCGAGCAAGTGTGGAGCAAGGCTGCTCGTCAGCAGGCGAGAGATTTGCAGGGAGCCGGGTTGTGGAATACTTTGGGTTTGATCCAAGTATTGGTGCATGCGTGTGCTTTGGCAGAGATGGACCATAATTCAGAcagagaaagggaagagagggcgGATATTGGCAGGAGAGCTACAGAGATTTTGGAGAAGGCAGCCAAATTGGCGCCAGAGTTGGTTTTGATTGCGCTAGAGAAGCTTCCA aaacctcttccctcccccgTTGTCGTTCAACAGACTCGTCTTTTGGCGATGTACTTGTCAACTAAACCTAGCGATATCACGTCATCTGCCCTGGTATTCCATCAGATGTGGGAAATAAACCCTGAAAATCTTTTGTCGGTCTTGCTAGAGTTCtatggggaagatgaaaacAATTTGGGAAGAATTGTGGAGATCGGTTCAGAGTTGAAG GATAATCTTCACTTTGTCCTCGATGTGGCCGCTTTGGCATCTAACAGAGAGTTGCTCAACTTGGAGCGATGGTTGGCGGATGGGATTGAGGTTAAGGGAGAAGAGTTCCTCGAGGCTATCTTTGACTTCGTTGAACATAAGATCCGTCTTGAGTTTGAGCATCAGCATCAACCCGAAAACGCGCCCCCTCTATTGTTCACTCTCGGTCCCACTGTATATTCTATCTTCATCCGTGTGGTTCGCAATGCTCCTAACCTCGCTCGTGAGGACATTGCTCGTTTCAAAAACCTTCGAACGGATATACTCATCCTtcaccctcgtcttctcaacctccGACCGCATAGCAAGCAAGAGCAAGGTTTCTCTGAAGCCAAATTCGCGAAGGATGTTGTTGATAAGGTGGACAAAATCTATCAACGAATGTATGGTGGACAGCTCAAGTTGGATGACgtggtggaagagctgaAAGCTTTCCAAAAGTCGGATGACAGCAAGGAGCAAGACATTTTTGCGCACGCACTTCACTCGCTCTTTGACGAGTACAAGTTTGTCAAGTCGTATCCTCCCAAGGAGTTGACCATGACTGGTCTCCTTTTCGGTGCCATCATTGACTATCGACTTGTCAAGGACACTCCGGCGTTTGTTGCGACACGATACGTCTTGGATGCTTGCAAGACTTCTCCCCATGAACCCTTGTACCAATTTGGTATCACCGCTTTGAGCGTGCTCCGTAACTCTCTTGTTGACTTTCCCGGTCTCTGTCGATCTCTTTTAGAGATTCCTGCTCTTCATGAGTCTCACCCTGTTCTAATCAATGACATTCAGCAAGCGTTGATcgagagggaagagttggaCCTTCAAGGAGGCGTCAAATTGGCGTTTCCTGCTCTCAAATTGCCTGTGCTTAttgaagagggagatgacgaGTTTAAAGAGCCAGAGACTGGGAAGAAAGACGCCATCATGTTCCACGTCAACCAGATCGCTCCTACCAATTACGAGGATAAGGCTAAAGCTTTGCTCGAGCTATTTGAAGACCAGTATTCTCGTTGGTTCGCGCACTACTTTATCGACGTCCGAGTCAGTCTTGAGCAGAATAGGCATGAGATCTACTTGCAGTTGCTTCAAAAGCTCGGCTCACCTCTTCTCGACCGACACATCCTCTGGGAGACGTACAGGAAAGCGAGAGAGTTGCTCAACTCGGAGGCAACGATTAACTCTGCTTCAGAACGAGCGGTTCTCAAAACGGTGGCCATGTGGTTGGGCCGTATCACTCTTGCTCAGAACAAGCCAATCAGGATGAAAGAGCTTTCCGTAAAGGATCTCTTAATCCAAGGTTACGACACCAAACGACTCATTGTTGCCATTCCCTTTGTCTGTAACTTGCTTGCTTCTTGCAGAGATTCAGCTGTCTTCCACCCGCCCAACCCTTGGTTGGTTGCTATTCTTAGACTTCTTTCCGAGTTTTACCACTTTGGTGAGCTTAGACTCAACATGAAGTTCGAAATCGAAGTTCTTTTCAGCAAGCTCGGTATCGAACTTGACTCCTTCGAGCcatccaacctccttcgCATGCACGTCCCACCACCCCCTGCTCAGCCCGAGATCCCCAACCGACTCGACCTCGAGCTTCAACGTGCCACAAGCGAACTTATGAATGGTTCTCAGCGACTTGGAGACTTGCCTGGCAACGAGGCGTATGCTCGCATCCAGCAGTTGCAGACTGAGCAAGCTGTACAAGCCGCTCAGGATGCGTTGGCGCGTCGCGTCGATGAGCTTATTGCTCAACTTCCCGAGTACCTCGTCTTCAACCAAGATTACCCCATCTTTACCGCTCCAACTCTCAAGCGTATCGTGCACCACTCAATCGACAGGGCCATTCGTGAAATCATTACTCCTGTTATCGAGCGTTCTGTCACCATTGCTGGTATCTCTTCTCGCGATTTAATTCAAAAAGATTTTGGTACCGAGCCGGATGCCATTAAGATGCGCCAGGCGGCTCACATGATGGTGCAGAACCTTGCCGGTAGCTTGGCTTTAGTGACGTGCAAAGAGCCGTTGCGTTCTAGCATGATTGCCAATGTCAAGTCCATGCTCGAACAGAACGGTTACACGGATGAGACCATGCCGGATGCGATGATTGCGGGTGTAGTAAATCAGAATTTGGATGTGGCATGCGCGGTGTTAAAGAAAGCCGCCATGGAAAAAGCAGCCAAGGATATTGATGTCAATCTTGCACCTCAATATGCCGCGCGAAAGGCCCACCAGAATTCGAGATCTACTGCTCCTTTCTGGGACAGTGCCTCTTTCGGTGTTGCCATCTCTCACACTGCTCTTCCCGACCCTCTCAAACTTCGTCCTGGTGGTCTTACCCCTCAGCAGTTCAGAGTGTATGAAGACTTTGGCGAGCCTACGAGGATGCTGTCATCTCATCCCGCTGCCAACGGCGATTATCTGTCCGCTAGCTATCAAAACCTTACTCTCAACGACGGACTCGTTCCCGCCGAAATCAAGACTGGCCCTTCGCCTCGTCACGGCTTTGTTCAAGACGTTGTTGAGGCTCCCGAAATTGTTGCGTCGCCCCGTGCTATCCCGCCTCAGACTAGCATTGATAAGTTCCACGAGGTTGCGGCTGAGATCCAGAAGATCGTCTCCCAAACCCATGTACCCAGCATTTCGGCCCTTCCTGCTGACCATGAGCTTCGAGATCTTATTCGAGGCATCGTTATTATTGCGAACCAGTCTGTGCACAGGGAGAACACAACTTTGGCGATTGCCCAAAAAGTTGTGCAGCTATTGTACAGGTCCACGGTACAGTTGGGCCGGGAGGTGTATGTGTACTTGTTGCAGCAGTTGTGCGATTTGTCGGCGAAGGTGGACAAGGAAGTGAAGCAGTGGCTGATCTATGCGGAGGATGTG AGGAAACTGAATGTCCCTGTTACTGTAACTCTTCTTCGCGCTCAGTCCATCGGCGTGCAAGAGCTTGACGTTGCCCTTtcccacatcatcatccggTCCTACCCCTCCGAAATCCTCGACTTCGTCACTCAACTCATCCGTGAATGCTCGGTGTCTGATATCGcattccttcctcgacAGGCTTTCTCTCATAGTCTAGCTTCGCTTCTTAAGGCTCAGGAAGATGGCCATGCTACTGCTCAAGTTGACTCATTGCTCGAAGAGCTTCGTGGCCCACGAGAGCCTCAGAGTAGCATCGAGGGTGATCATTCCAAGACTGTCATTGACAGCAAGCTTCAGGAGAGATTAGCTCACTACTTCTTGGAGTGGGTTCGAGTCTGCAGCTCTAGCAAGGATCCCGAAGTTCCTTTCGTGCCCTACATCACTTTCTTGCAAAAGGAGGGTATCCTCAGCGGTGAGGATGTGTCATCTGCATTTTACCGCACTGCTATCAATACCGCCGTCGATCTCGACACTGCCAAGCTTACCCCCGATGGCTCATCAAGATTTTACGGCGTAGATGCTTTGGCCAAACTCATTCTGTTCATCGTTAAAAACTACGGTGACAAGAGCGGAGCCAGCAGTGTTGGTAGAGCCGTCTACTATTACAACAAGATCATTACGATCATGTCGTACTCTCTCGTGCAAAGGCAACTTGCCATGGGTGATGCTTTCAACCAGCGACCTTGGGCCAGGTTTTTTACAAGTATGTTGAGCGAGCTGTCTACTATTGAGTATGACCTTCCTGAAACCTATATCGGCTGCTTGAAGCACCTTGCCAACAACCTCGGCATTACTCAGCCCACTTACGCTCCCCGTTTCGCATTCGGCTGGGTCTCAGTTATCTCCCACCGTCTTTTCATGCCTAAACTCCTCTCCACTCAAAGGGACGAAGGGTGGCCGGAGTTCCACCGATGCGTCATGTGGCTTCTTCGCTTCCTTGCGCCCTTCCTTCAGTCAGATGACATGACTCCCTCGTCAAGATCAATCTTCAAAGCTACTATCCGACTTCTCATGCTTCTTTTGCATGACTTCCCCGAGTTCCTCGTTGAGTTCTACCATACTCTCTCCACCGTCATCCCTCCCCACTGCACTCAAATGCGAAACATTGTCCTTTCTGCGTTCCCTCATTCCGAGGCTCCTCTCCCCGATTACTACAAGCGGCTTGATCAGCTTGTTGCGGAGATGCAGCGATTCCCCACCGTTCGCTCAGACTACATTGGCGCATTGGCCGACGGTAACGTCAAAGCCGCCGTCGACCAGTATGTCCGAACTGGCGTCcctactcttccttcaatcGTGGCGGAGCTCAAGAACAGGATCGCGGTGAAGTCTTTGGGTCCTCAAGGCAGCACTGCTGTCACGTGGAACCACACATTGATGCACGCTTCAGTATTCTATCTTGGTACCACTGCGGTTGCTAGGACCTTCCAGCAAACGGGCGTTGCGAGCTTTGACCCGAAGACTCCTGAGGTGGCCGTGTTGGCTG